A single region of the Raphanus sativus cultivar WK10039 chromosome 1, ASM80110v3, whole genome shotgun sequence genome encodes:
- the LOC108855092 gene encoding putative DUF21 domain-containing protein At1g03270 yields the protein MVFLSTLVETAYSLNSFVFEAEDIVFGSPWWFIVVGVACLLVLFAGIMSGLTLGLMSLGLVELEILQQSGSSAEKKQAAAILPVVKKQHQLLVTLLLCNAAAMEALPICLDKIFHPFVAVLLSVTFVLAFGEIIPQAICSRYGLAVGANFLCLVRILMIICYPIAYPIGKVLDAVIGHNNTLFRRAQLKALVSIHSQEAGKGGELTHEETMIISGALDLSEKTAEEAMTPIESTFSLDVTTKLDWETIGKILSKGHSRIPVYLGNPKNIIGLLLVKSLLTVRAEAETPISSVSIRKIPRVPSDMPLYDILNEFQKGSSHMAAVVKVKDKDKNNSNMQFLSHEETPKENMNILYSCHPQLTAPLIKHVGERHDVVVVDIDIAPTLRGINFKHNGIVTRDLPLLLEDNEDEEVIGIITLEDVFEELLQAEIVDETDVYIDVHKRVRVAAAAAAVSSIARASPVEYHQSKGGVTVKKLVGKEGRSTKNNYTTKITEPLLSGI from the exons ATGGTTTTTCTTAGCACGTTGGTAGAAACAGCTTATTCGTTGAACAGCTTCGTCTTTGAGGCGGAAGACATTGTATTCGGTTCGCCCTGGTGGTTCATCGTCGTCGGTGTGGCGTGTCTCCTCGTTCTCTTCGCCGGGATAATGTCCGGGCTCACACTCGGACTAATGTCTCTTGGCCTCGTCGAGCTCGAGATTCTCCAGCAGAGTGGCTCCTCCGCCGAGAAAAAGCAGGCCG CTGCTATCTTACCAGTGGTGAAGAAGCAGCATCAACTTCTTGTGACTCTGCTTCTATGCAATGCAGCTGCCATGGAG GCCCTTCCTATATGTTTGGATAAGATATTTCACCCTTTTGTGGCTGTTTTGCTTTCGGTTACTTTTGTTCTTGCTTTTGGAGAG ATCATTCCGCAAGCTATATGCTCGAGATATGGACTTGCTGTTGGTGCTAATTTTTTGTGTCTGGTTCGCATTTTGATGATAATCTGCTATCCCATTGCGTACCCTATTGGAAAG GTTCTTGATGCGGTGATTGGGCATAATAACACACTGTTTAGACGAGCTCAGCTGAAAGCTCTTGTCTCAATTCACAGCCAAGAA GCTGGTAAGGGAGGTGAATTGACACACGAGGAAACAATGATTATAAGTGGAGCCCTGGATTTGAGCGAGAAG ACTGCTGAGGAGGCAATGACGCCAATTGAATCAACATTTTCCTTGGATGTAACTACAAAGTTAGACTG GGAAACAATTGGGAAAATACTGTCTAAAGGTCATAGTCGAATCCCGGTCTACTTAGGGAATCCAAAAAACATCATCGGGCTTCTATTG GTGAAGAGTCTTCTAACTGTAAGAGCAGAAGCAGAGACACCCATAAGTTCTGTTTCCATCAGGAAGATCCCAAG GGTTCCATCAGACATGCCATTGTATGATATCCTCAACGAGTTTCAAAAGGGAAGCAGTCACATGGCTGCGGTTGTCAAAGTCAAAGACAAAGACAAGAATAATAGTAATATGCAGTTTCTGAGTCACGAAGAAACACCCAAAGAAAATATGAACATATTATACTCGTGTCATCCTCAATTGACAGCTCCTTTGATCAAGCATGTTGGTGAAAGacatgatgttgttgttgttgatattGATATAGCACCAACGCTTAGGGGAATAAATTTCAAACACAACGGTATTGTGACAAGAGACTTGCCGCTTCTGTTGGAAGATAACGAGGATGAAGAAGTTATTGGCATCATCACGTTAGAAGATGTCTTTGAAGAACTTCTGCAA GCAGAAATAGTGGATGAAACCGACGTTTACATTGATGTACATAAAAG AGTACGAGTGGCGGCCGCAGCAGCAGCTGTATCATCCATAGCACGTGCTTCGCCAGTG GAGTATCATCAAAGCAAGGGAGGAGTAACGGTGAAGAAGCTTGTGGGGAAAGAAGGAAGAAGTACGAAGAATAATTACACAACAAAAATCACGGAGCCTCTTTTATCAGGAATCTGa